ACCGTCTACGAAAGGTGCATCCACGGATACGTGTCTGCCGGATACCCGTATGGTGTCGGCAACTTTATCTTCCGGAACTTCAAGGAGTTCAGCCATTTCATCCGGTGATGGCTCACGTTCGTACTCCTGCTCCAGTTTTGAAAAGGCTTTATTGATTTTATTCAATGAGCCCACCTGGTTCAAGGGCAGACGAACAATCCGGGATTGTTCAGCCAGTGCCTGCAGGATGGATTGGCGAATCCACCATACGGCATAGGAAATGAACTTGAAACCACGGGTTTCATCAAAACGTTGAGCAGCCTTGATCAATCCGAGATTTCCCTCGTTGATAAGGTCTGGCAAGCTGAGTCCTTGATTCTGATATTGTTTGGCTACAGAAACAACAAACCTGAGATTGGCTTTGGTCAGTTTTTCAAGAGCGAGCGGGTCGCCATCTTTAATACGTTTTGCCAGTGTAACTTCCTCATCGGCGGTGAGTAATTCTTCGCGGCCTATTTCCTGGAGATATTTATCAAGGGATTGACTTTCACGGTTGGTAATGGACTTGGTGATCTTAAGTTGTCTCATTCTTCTAAGTACTTAAGCAATCGATTAAACTTCGTGCTATGATATAAAGAACACGCGTAATTTTGAAGGCGCAAAGGTAGGGATATTAGAGATTAAATTCAAAAAGGGTAACTCCTTTTTATGAACAGGTTTTCCATAGGAGTTGCGGGAGTTGACGTTGATGGTTATAAACAACAAAGGTGTGGAGGGGAATCCACACCTTTGCTACCTTAAAAGTTGTTCCGATTAAATACCGAAACCATAATAGGCCCTCAGGCCATTGGGGTAAATGCCTTCAATGAGCACACCTTCCTGCGCTTTTTTGCTGGCCAGAATCTTTTGGAGCTCACCCGTGCTATTGATATCCTTATGATCAATTTTGGTAATGATGAAGCCTTCGCGAATGCCGGCGCTACGGAATTTCCCGCCCTTTAACTCCTTGATGAGTAAGCCGTTGTTTATTTTTAGTTCATGCTTTGCTTTGGCATCAACGGGTTCCAGTACGGCACCCATCACCGTTACACTTTCAGAGGAAGGTTTCCTGATCACATTGGTGTTTCCTTCCTTGTTTTTTAAAATCATACGAATACTTTTTGATCTGCCATCGCGCCTAACGGTAACATCAATTTTGTCACCCGGTCTCAATCGGCCGATTTGTTCTTGTAATTCCGGCACGTTGCCGACCGTTATATCTCCCACCTTGGTAATAATATCACCCTCTTCGATGCCCGCGTCTTTTGCTGCTCCACCCTCAAGAACGGCAGCCACATATATGCCCGAGATTTCTTTCTCGCCCAGTTCCTCGGCCAATGCTGCATTCATATCCTGAATACTCACGCCGATGAATGCCCGTTGTGCTGTGCCAAATTTCAAGAGATCGTCAATGACTTTCTTTACGATATTTACAGGTACGGCAAAGGAATAACCCGCATAAGAACCTGTATTGGATTTGATGGCTGTATTAATGCCGATAAGGTTTCCGAATCGATCCACCAATGCGCCGCCGCTATTTCCCGGATTCACTGCAGCATCCGTTTGTATAAATGATTCTATGGCAAATTCTTCATTCAGAATGTTGATGTTCCTGCCTTTTGCACTGATGATACCTGCGGTTACAGTTGAATTTAAATTGAAGGGGTTGCCAACGGCAAGGACCCATTCTCCTGTTCGGATCAGGTCTGAGTTGCCATATTGGATCATGGTGAGATTGTGTTCATCAATTTTGATGAGTGCCAGGTCGGTTGTCGGGTCAACCCCGATTACCTCCGCCGGGAAACTACGTTTGTCGTTAAGTGTTACCAGGATCTCATCCGCTCCGTTTACCACGTGGTTATTCGTTACAATGTAACCGTCATCTGAAACAATGACCCCGGAACCTTGTCCCATAACCCGAGAAGGTTCTCTTTGGTAAGGGCGGTCAAAGAACAGGTCCCTGAATGGGTCGTACTGCTGGGCCTGGTAATTCTGCTGTACCGTCTGAATGTTTACAACCCCCTGAACACTTTTTTCCGCAGCATAAGTCAGATCAGGCAGTGCATCCGCCTCCCTGGCTTTGTTGCCGGCGAGATAGGCATTATCCCGATTTAGAACGGTAATGGCCGTTTGTCTTTCCGGACCAAAATAATGGTAGATACCCATGGCCATGAAACCTCCTGTCATGGCTGTTAAGAAGAACATTGCAAACCGTTTCATAATATCACCTTTTTTGTTGGTTGTGCTTTTCATTAACATGTTACAAAAATAACGCAAGAGAAGGTATGGAGTTGTTAATCGCGGGTAAATCGGTGTTAAAAGATGTTAACCTCCCCCGTGCAAAGAGCTTCATCCCAAACCTGTGCATAAGCGTTGCATATTATGTACCTTTGCAACACTTAATACGGATAGCAGTGATGGTTGTATTTGATAAGTTTGAGGGAACCGGAAACGATTTCGTGATAATCGATAACCGGGACCTTTCGTTTAATCCGGATCCGGACACAGTGGCCCGTTTATGTCACCGGCGCTTCGGGATCGGAGCGGATGGATTGATCCTTCTGCAGTCGTACGAAGAAAAGGATTTTGAAATGGTTTATTTCAACTCCGATGGCCATTTGGGGAGTATGTGTGGCAATGGTGGAAGATGTATTTCCGCGTTTGCATATATGAAGGGAGTTGCCCAGGAACATTGTACATTCAAAGCATATGATGGCGATCACGAAGCATTCGTTCAACCCGTTCAAGGAAAGACAGGTGTTTTTCATGTGAAGCTTTCAATGAATGAGGTGGCAGGACTGCAAACCATAGCAGATGATTTCTTTCTGGATACCGGCTCTCCTCATTATGTCTCCATGAGGAATAATCTTGGTGACATGGATGTGGTGGAGGAAGGAAGAAAGATCCGCTATAGTGAGCCCTTCAGGAAATCCGGGACCAACGTGAATTTTGTTCATGAAGAGGGAGAAGGCATCCGTGTCAGAACATATGAGCGTGGGGTCGAGGATGAGACCCTCTGCTGTGGAACCGGTGTTACAGCATCCGTCCTTTGTTATGCATCTATCCGCGGAATGGATGCCGGTAGTGTTCCTGTAGCTGTCCAGGGTGGAAATGTTACCGTACATTTTGCAAAAAATGGAGACACATTCAGTAATCTTTGGCTGGAAGGCCAGGCCCGTCACGTATTTACAGGAACATGGCCTCTTGATCTATGATAAACTCCTTTATTCTTAACAATGTGCTTCCGGTATCCGAGGAGGTGTTGAACAACAACATCTACCTGATGCTGCTACATGCACGTCAGGCGCCACCCCATATCTACCTCTCTATATCAGGTAAGATATTCTCACTCGGTGTCAAAGGTGCGATCATCGATGGTCACATGTCTCAGATGATCCGCTTTATCAAGTCAAGGAGAATAGAATCCCTGTTCATCCAGTTGAATATGCCTCCGTTGTTTACACCTGCTGACCTTTCTGACCGAATTCGGGAGATCACGTTGGCCTATCCCAAAGTTGACGCGGGTATTGCCACGTGTCTCACACCTGTTCGTGATTTCTGTGATGAGGTGTATGGTACCGGGATACAAAATATTCACCTGATCTTTGATTTGCTGCCGGAATTGCAGCGTAGAGGAGCGGTAGGAGGAGTATATCACTATTTTCTGGATGATGATATTCGCAATGGCTCATTCTCTATGAAGCGTTATGTTGTGGCGGATATATATGAAAGTATTCACAAAGCCAACGGTTTAATAACGGTCTGACCGTCCGATGCTGGAAGGGTCACGCATAAAGATCAGATTGCCGGAACCGGCGGATGTCGATGTTTTACACCGGTGGGAGAATGACCCCGAAATAATGCGTGCGGGTGAATCTGCCGAACCCATATCCCGCGATGCTCTGGTCGATTTTTTAAAAGCATACGAAACGTTGTCCTTGTCTGATGCAGGTCAGCAGCGATGGATGATATGCGACATTGCCAACGGAAACGTGCTGGGCACCCTGGACCTGTTTGAGTATAGCCGGCGCCATGGCAGGGCGGGTATCGGAATCCTCATTGGAGAACAGGAAAGCAGGGCTAAGGGTTTTGCCAGTGAAGCACTGCGCCTGTTTCTTCCTTTTGCATCTTCAGAGCTTGGTTTGTTGCAGCTTTGGTGCCTGATATCGCCGTCCAATAAGGCCAGTATCCGGCTGTTTGAAAAGAACGGGTTTGTGAAGACAGGAGAGCACCGGCAATGGGTACAGGATTCCGGGGGGTATGACGACAGGTGGTTTTACCAATGCCTTGAACTATGAAGACAAGGAAACAGGGATTGGTTTGGTTCGGGTTGTTGTTGCTTGCACTGACCATGTATCGCTGTGGAAGTGAATCACGGCATCAGGAAATTGCAACAAATGACAACCGGTCTGGTTACCTCAATCTTGCAGACTCCGTTGGTTATGTGGGCATGGAAACCTGCAGGAAGTGTCATGAACAGATATACCAAACATTCATTCAAACCGGTATGGGGCAGTCTTTTGGATTGGCTACAAAGGAGAAGAGCGCTGGAGATTACCGGCATGCTGCCATTCATGATGGGGTGCGAAATCTAAGTTATCATGCTTTCTGGGAAAATGATTCATTGTTTTTCAAAGAGTTCAGACTTGAGAAGGGCGATACGGTATATCAGCGCAAAGAATATGTGTCTTATGTAATCGGTTCAGGACAGCATACCAATTCTCATATGATGAATCATGGCGGATATGTGACCCAGATGCCAATGACGTTTTATACCCAGCAACAAAAATGGGATCTTCCGCCGGGCTTCGAAAATGGCAACAACAGTCGCTTCAGTCGCAAGATCGGTTTGGAATGTATGACCTGTCACAACGGCTATCCCGTCATGGTGGAAGGATCAGAGAATAAATATAAGGTAGTGAGAAACGGTATCGATTGCGAAAGATGTCATGGCCCGGGCCAGGCTCATGTCAGGTTGAAGCAATCCGGCGTGATCGTGGATATTGATAAAGACATTGACTATTCTATTGTCAATCCCGCAAAACTGCCGGCAGATCTTCAGTTTGATGTTTGTCAGCGTTGTCATCTGCAGGGAAATGCAGTCCTTGCGGAAGGAAAGTCGTTTTTTGATTTCAGGCCGGGAATGAAATTGTCTGACGTGATGAGTGTGTTTGTTGCCAGGTATGAGGGAGATGATAACGATTTTATTATGGCTTCGCACGCAGATCGTTTGAGGCAAAGTAAATGTTACCTGTCTACAACGGGAAGTCACACCGGGAAGACTGGGGAGGGTCAGGCCTATAAGAACCTGACCTGTGTTACCTGTCACAATCCGCATGTGTCGGTGAAGGTTACCGGTAGGGAGGTGTTCAATCAAACCTGCGCTTCATGTCATCCGGGATCGGAAGAACATACTGCCAGGGTGGGTGGTACGGATTGTGTTTCGTGTCACATGCCCCGGTCCGGGTCTATTGATATACCGCACGTATCTATTACGGATCACAGAATAGCTGTACATGAACAAAAGACCGAAGGGGAGAGAAGGGAAAAAGGTAGGTTTACCGGATTGGTTGCAGTGAATAACCCCAATCCGGATCGGCTGACCCGGGCAAAGGGTTTCTTAAATCACTATGAGAAATTCAACCCCCAAAGGATTTTTCTGGATAGCGCTGAGGCATTACTTGATGGCCCTGTTACAAAAGGTGATTTTAATACAAGGGTAAAACTGTGGTACCTTAAAGGGGAATATAAGGTGGTTAAGAACCTGGTCGCCAGTGCCGGGCCTGTGGTGTTGCAGCAATGGCTGACACAAAAATCATGGGACAATGAGGATGCCTGGACAGCATACAGGATAGGAGAGAGCTATAATCTCGGTTCCGGTGATGCAGGTGTTCTGGAAGATCTTAATCAATCACGGGTCTTTTTTAAACGTGCAGTGGAATTGGCGCCATTCATTATGGAATTTCGTAATAAATTGGGTGTGGCAACACTAGTCACCGGAGATGCTGTTGGCGCATTCAGGATATTTGCAGACCTGGTAGCAGAGGACCCCGGGTTCACTTCATCTTATGCAAATCTCGGTTATCTGAACCTCGCCAAAAGAGACGATCCGGATATAGCACTCCGTTATTACAAGCTGGGGTTGTCACTGGATCCGGATGATGAAACACTCTGGATGAATATGGTTGGTTTGCATATTTATAACAAGGACTTTGAACAGGCCAAAAAAGTGCTGCGTGATATATTAAAAAGGAATCCCGAACATGAGCAAGCCCTGGCCGTTATGGAAAGCCTTAATAATCTAAGACCCGAATAATGGCATCAAAAATGCGAAAACGCCGCCGCCTGGCTGGATGGATCACACTGATCGCATTTGCGCTGCTTGGTTGGAAAGGATATCAGTATTTTCAGTACTTGTACAAACCCAATGCCTGGGTTGAGGGTAAGGATGTTCGGGTCATATATATCCCAACCGGTTCGGATTTTGATGACGTTCGTGAAGCTTTGACAAAGGCCGGTGTTATTAGCAATGTCAAAGCATTTGAATGGGTAGCGGATGTGAAGAAGTATCCTTCCAGGGTGAAGCCTGGTAGGTATAAGATCCGTCGGGGAATGTCCAATGAAGCAATCGTGAATATGTTGAGAAGTGGGGATCAGGAAGCTGTCAGGGTACGATTTGATCATATCCATGTTCCCGAGGAATTGGCGGGAATCCTTGGCCGTGAACTTGAACCGGATTCTGTGGAGTTTTTGAGAATGCTTAAGAGCGATGATGGATTGGCGGAACATGGTATCGGGTGGAAGTGGACCTTTTACATGTGTCTGCCCAATACCTACGATTTCTTCTGGAATACCAATCCGGAAAAATTCCGTGCGGTAATGATCCACCACTATAAAAAGTACTGGACCGATGAGCGCGTTGCCAGAGCATCTGCTATTGGTTTGTCTGTAAAAGAAGTGACAACGCTTGCTTCCATTGTAGAAATGGAGGCTTGGAGAACGGATGAAAGGCCAACTGTTGCAGGGGTTTACATGAACCGGCTGCGCATTGGAATGCGGTTGCAGGCAGATCCCACCCTCATATTCTCTGTTGGGGACTTTAGCATCAGAAGGGTCACCAAAAAACATATGCTTGCCGAGTCTCCGTATAATACATATCGGTATGCCGGATTACCTCCCGGACCTATTTGCTTGCCTTCATCGTCATCCATTGAAAGTGTTTTACACTATGAGAAGCATGATTACATTTACTTCTGCGCCAGTGATGACCTGACAGGATATCATAAGTTTGCAACGACTTTTCAGCAACACCAGCAAAATGCACGTCGGTATCAGGAAGCGCTGAACAGAAATAATGTGCATTGATCACCTTTTATGTTTACGCTTCTGTTAATAAGGCCGTATATTTAGGTGTTAGCCGTGCATTTTCGTAAATTTGTCTCGTCCCCTCCTGCACCTGGTAGTTAAAAATGTTAAAAGCACTTCGAATAAGGTTCCAATGGCTTCATGCCAGCACCTTCAGGGCGTTGGTCCTGAGTGTGATGTTATTGGTGTCCTGGGATGTTCGTGCAACCCACATCATAGGAGGAGAACTTTACTATGAGTGTCTTGGTAATGGTGACTATCGCATCGTCATGAATGCCTATAGGGACTGTTACAATGGTGTTCCATTTTTTGACGATCCTGCACTTATCAATGTATTTGATGCCAATAATAACCTGGTGCAAACCATTAGTGCTCCCCTTGATTTAAGTTCGGTTCGCAACCTGGACCCGAATAATAATAACCCTTGTATTGATCCTCCTGCAAATGTTTGCGTTGAAGAGGCCCGGTATGAAATCATTGTCAATCTTCCACCCATCCCAGGTGGTTACCAGCTTGCTTATCAGCGTTGCTGTAGAAATCATACAATCAACAATATCGTTGATCCGGGTGGTACGGGAACTACATATTACATTGCCATTCCGGATGAAGCCAATGTGCCTTGCAATGCAGCACCCCGATTCAGTGGTTATCCCCCCATATTTATTTGTAAGGATGAAAAGCTGATGTTTGATCATTCTGCAACTGACCCGGATGGGGATTCCCTTGTTTACGAACTATGCGTGCCTTATAAAGGTGCTTCAACCAATGATCCTACAGGCACCAATCCAATTGCATCACCGCCTTACACGAATGTGGTGTACGTGAACCCATACAATCAGAATGATCCTTTGGGAGGAATTCCATTGAATATCGATCCGGTAACCGGCTTTTTGACAGGAACACCAAACCGGATTGGACAGTATGTAGTGGGTATATGTGTGAAAGAGTATCGGAATGGTGCATTGATAGGTATTAACAAGCGCGATTTTCAGTTCAACGTAATGCAATGTGAACCCATTACCTCAGTGTCCGTTCCTCCAGCCATCACCCAATGCGGTGATTCAACCGTTGTGTTTAACAATACAAGTAAGGGAGTGTTTACCTATTCGTGGGACTTTGGTGTCCCGGGAACGTTGGCAGATACTTCCAATAAGGATATTCCTATTTTCACCTTCCCCGGACCGGGCATATATCCGGTTACCCTGATTGTCAATAAGGGACTTACCTGTGCTGATACAGCTAGTTCGCTGGTGCAGATATTTCCAACGGCCGTAGCAGAGTTCAGTTTTACCAACCAGTGCCAAAGTTTTGCGAATACGTTTGCCGACAGTTCCTTTACCATAGGCAAGGCGGCAATTCTGGGTTGGGACTGGGATTTTGGTGATGGCTTTCATTCCACATTGATCAATCCCACTCATACATACGCACATCCTGGGAGTTATGGGGTCACCCTGAATATTACGACGGAACATGGTTGTATGGGTAAGGTCACTAAGGAAGTGCATGTATACCCCGATCCCGATCCGAATTTTACGGTATTGTCTGAAGAAGGCTGTGTGCCTACCAATATGATCTTTGCACCCGGTCATACAACCGACCCCGGTGATACATTTATATGGGATTTTGGCGATGGTGAAAGAGACACAACACCCACGCCGTACCATGTCTATACTACGGCAGGAACTTATACCATCGGCTTGAAGCTCATCACAAGGCAGGGGTGTATGGACTCTATTCAACACAACGCCATGCTCACCGTATTCCCGATTCCAACGGCATTGTATTCGGTGGATACCTATTTGCAGGATATCATAAATCCTGAGTTCAAGTTTACTGATAAGTCGCTGGATGCGAAATTCTGGAGCTGGGATTTTGGTGATGGACACCGGGATTCAGTGCAACATACCCATCATACCTATCAGGATACCGGTTGGTTTGATGTTACCCTTATCGTGGAGGATGACCATGCCTGCAGGGATACCTTGCTAGATAAGGTTTATGTTGAGCCCGTGGTAAGTTTTTATGTGCCGAACGTATTCTCGCCAAACGGGGATGGAATGAATGATGTATTCAAAGTTTATTCCACCTACATCAAAGAATATCGCCTGTTGATATTCGACCGCTGGGGAAATCAGATCTTTATTACCCATAACACAGAAAATGGCTGGAATGGCATGGGGAGAAACGGTCGGCCCATGCCGGAGGATGTCTACGTTTACAGGATTGATTACGTGGATGCGTTTCAGCGTGTCAAGCAACGGGTAGGTTCTGTAACACTCGTCAGATAGATGTAGGCCATCCCGATATGGCTATTGACCATCCGGTTAGCACCTTCTTACTTTAACTTCCGTTAACAAATAGGCAGGGGTGTTTTTCATAACTTTGAATGAGTACCCGGAATATGATCAATCCACAAGACCATAATCAAACATTGTCCGGTCTTCCCGTTCAAGGCATGCTTGTTCTTAAAGACAACGGAGATATACAAGGTGTGAGTCATACAGCCGCAGAGATGCTTGGTTTTGGCAAGGATGAATGGCGGAAAAGGAGTATGAAGGATAGTCTGATAAAGGATAGCATGGAGGCTTTCGATGCGTATTTGCATAACTTTAAAAACAACTCAGACCATATCTCATCTCACACGAGTCATTTTCAGGTAATAGGAAGAGATGAAAAGCTTCTGGGACTGATACTCGAACCAATGTTCGTGCCGGATGGGGATTCGGTTATCATTGGTCATGTCCTGGATAACACCACCTGGGAGAACCTGGAAATGGAACTGGTAAGACAGAAAAAAGGAAAGGAAAAGGTTGCGGAGCAGCTGTACAAAGAACGGGAGTTAAGTGACATGAAAAGCCGCTTCGTATCCACGGCATCCCACGAATTTCGCACGCCACTTGCAGGGATATTGTCCTCCCTGCAACTCATCAAAAGATACCTGGAAACCGAACCTGAAGAATGGGAGTCGTTCAGGCACCGCGAGAAGGTGGAGGGGCATCTGCATAAGATCGAAGAGTCGGTTACCAACCTTACACTTATTATCAACGATTTTCTATCCCTTGGTAAGCTGGAGGAGGATAAGGTCACATGTAAGTATGAAGTATTTGATATTTCCAACTTTCT
This genomic stretch from Flavobacteriales bacterium harbors:
- a CDS encoding Do family serine endopeptidase produces the protein MKRFAMFFLTAMTGGFMAMGIYHYFGPERQTAITVLNRDNAYLAGNKAREADALPDLTYAAEKSVQGVVNIQTVQQNYQAQQYDPFRDLFFDRPYQREPSRVMGQGSGVIVSDDGYIVTNNHVVNGADEILVTLNDKRSFPAEVIGVDPTTDLALIKIDEHNLTMIQYGNSDLIRTGEWVLAVGNPFNLNSTVTAGIISAKGRNINILNEEFAIESFIQTDAAVNPGNSGGALVDRFGNLIGINTAIKSNTGSYAGYSFAVPVNIVKKVIDDLLKFGTAQRAFIGVSIQDMNAALAEELGEKEISGIYVAAVLEGGAAKDAGIEEGDIITKVGDITVGNVPELQEQIGRLRPGDKIDVTVRRDGRSKSIRMILKNKEGNTNVIRKPSSESVTVMGAVLEPVDAKAKHELKINNGLLIKELKGGKFRSAGIREGFIITKIDHKDINSTGELQKILASKKAQEGVLIEGIYPNGLRAYYGFGI
- a CDS encoding tetratricopeptide repeat protein, translating into MKTRKQGLVWFGLLLLALTMYRCGSESRHQEIATNDNRSGYLNLADSVGYVGMETCRKCHEQIYQTFIQTGMGQSFGLATKEKSAGDYRHAAIHDGVRNLSYHAFWENDSLFFKEFRLEKGDTVYQRKEYVSYVIGSGQHTNSHMMNHGGYVTQMPMTFYTQQQKWDLPPGFENGNNSRFSRKIGLECMTCHNGYPVMVEGSENKYKVVRNGIDCERCHGPGQAHVRLKQSGVIVDIDKDIDYSIVNPAKLPADLQFDVCQRCHLQGNAVLAEGKSFFDFRPGMKLSDVMSVFVARYEGDDNDFIMASHADRLRQSKCYLSTTGSHTGKTGEGQAYKNLTCVTCHNPHVSVKVTGREVFNQTCASCHPGSEEHTARVGGTDCVSCHMPRSGSIDIPHVSITDHRIAVHEQKTEGERREKGRFTGLVAVNNPNPDRLTRAKGFLNHYEKFNPQRIFLDSAEALLDGPVTKGDFNTRVKLWYLKGEYKVVKNLVASAGPVVLQQWLTQKSWDNEDAWTAYRIGESYNLGSGDAGVLEDLNQSRVFFKRAVELAPFIMEFRNKLGVATLVTGDAVGAFRIFADLVAEDPGFTSSYANLGYLNLAKRDDPDIALRYYKLGLSLDPDDETLWMNMVGLHIYNKDFEQAKKVLRDILKRNPEHEQALAVMESLNNLRPE
- a CDS encoding RNA polymerase sigma factor RpoD/SigA; protein product: MRQLKITKSITNRESQSLDKYLQEIGREELLTADEEVTLAKRIKDGDPLALEKLTKANLRFVVSVAKQYQNQGLSLPDLINEGNLGLIKAAQRFDETRGFKFISYAVWWIRQSILQALAEQSRIVRLPLNQVGSLNKINKAFSKLEQEYEREPSPDEMAELLEVPEDKVADTIRVSGRHVSVDAPFVDGEDNSLLDVLINKDSPTADNTLMSESLQREIERSLSTLTERERDVIRLFFGIGMNHGLTLEEIGAKFDLTRERVRQIKEKAIRRLRHTSRSKLLKAYLG
- the mltG gene encoding endolytic transglycosylase MltG — its product is MRKRRRLAGWITLIAFALLGWKGYQYFQYLYKPNAWVEGKDVRVIYIPTGSDFDDVREALTKAGVISNVKAFEWVADVKKYPSRVKPGRYKIRRGMSNEAIVNMLRSGDQEAVRVRFDHIHVPEELAGILGRELEPDSVEFLRMLKSDDGLAEHGIGWKWTFYMCLPNTYDFFWNTNPEKFRAVMIHHYKKYWTDERVARASAIGLSVKEVTTLASIVEMEAWRTDERPTVAGVYMNRLRIGMRLQADPTLIFSVGDFSIRRVTKKHMLAESPYNTYRYAGLPPGPICLPSSSSIESVLHYEKHDYIYFCASDDLTGYHKFATTFQQHQQNARRYQEALNRNNVH
- a CDS encoding diaminopimelate epimerase produces the protein MVVFDKFEGTGNDFVIIDNRDLSFNPDPDTVARLCHRRFGIGADGLILLQSYEEKDFEMVYFNSDGHLGSMCGNGGRCISAFAYMKGVAQEHCTFKAYDGDHEAFVQPVQGKTGVFHVKLSMNEVAGLQTIADDFFLDTGSPHYVSMRNNLGDMDVVEEGRKIRYSEPFRKSGTNVNFVHEEGEGIRVRTYERGVEDETLCCGTGVTASVLCYASIRGMDAGSVPVAVQGGNVTVHFAKNGDTFSNLWLEGQARHVFTGTWPLDL
- a CDS encoding PAS domain-containing sensor histidine kinase codes for the protein MSTRNMINPQDHNQTLSGLPVQGMLVLKDNGDIQGVSHTAAEMLGFGKDEWRKRSMKDSLIKDSMEAFDAYLHNFKNNSDHISSHTSHFQVIGRDEKLLGLILEPMFVPDGDSVIIGHVLDNTTWENLEMELVRQKKGKEKVAEQLYKERELSDMKSRFVSTASHEFRTPLAGILSSLQLIKRYLETEPEEWESFRHREKVEGHLHKIEESVTNLTLIINDFLSLGKLEEDKVTCKYEVFDISNFLEETCEELKLLCKDGQEIEYTHFGDKGEVCLDSHILKNIVNNLISNAIKYSPEGAVVRLVSRVSDDEVRLEVQDEGIGIPGSEHKNVFRRFFRAANALNYQGTGLGLSIVRRYTDIMNGKITFQSQQNLGTTFCVTFPAKPISDTPVNSPVEADQIHT
- a CDS encoding PKD domain-containing protein, with protein sequence MLKALRIRFQWLHASTFRALVLSVMLLVSWDVRATHIIGGELYYECLGNGDYRIVMNAYRDCYNGVPFFDDPALINVFDANNNLVQTISAPLDLSSVRNLDPNNNNPCIDPPANVCVEEARYEIIVNLPPIPGGYQLAYQRCCRNHTINNIVDPGGTGTTYYIAIPDEANVPCNAAPRFSGYPPIFICKDEKLMFDHSATDPDGDSLVYELCVPYKGASTNDPTGTNPIASPPYTNVVYVNPYNQNDPLGGIPLNIDPVTGFLTGTPNRIGQYVVGICVKEYRNGALIGINKRDFQFNVMQCEPITSVSVPPAITQCGDSTVVFNNTSKGVFTYSWDFGVPGTLADTSNKDIPIFTFPGPGIYPVTLIVNKGLTCADTASSLVQIFPTAVAEFSFTNQCQSFANTFADSSFTIGKAAILGWDWDFGDGFHSTLINPTHTYAHPGSYGVTLNITTEHGCMGKVTKEVHVYPDPDPNFTVLSEEGCVPTNMIFAPGHTTDPGDTFIWDFGDGERDTTPTPYHVYTTAGTYTIGLKLITRQGCMDSIQHNAMLTVFPIPTALYSVDTYLQDIINPEFKFTDKSLDAKFWSWDFGDGHRDSVQHTHHTYQDTGWFDVTLIVEDDHACRDTLLDKVYVEPVVSFYVPNVFSPNGDGMNDVFKVYSTYIKEYRLLIFDRWGNQIFITHNTENGWNGMGRNGRPMPEDVYVYRIDYVDAFQRVKQRVGSVTLVR
- a CDS encoding GNAT family N-acetyltransferase — encoded protein: MLEGSRIKIRLPEPADVDVLHRWENDPEIMRAGESAEPISRDALVDFLKAYETLSLSDAGQQRWMICDIANGNVLGTLDLFEYSRRHGRAGIGILIGEQESRAKGFASEALRLFLPFASSELGLLQLWCLISPSNKASIRLFEKNGFVKTGEHRQWVQDSGGYDDRWFYQCLEL